In Spirosoma aureum, a single genomic region encodes these proteins:
- a CDS encoding glycine-rich protein: MGRPAQPRTNRPLQSRNSSLTQPTATAPAGAARLTAATSQTFTYSGQIVTYTVPSGVTSLIIEARGAEGGDNPNSQFPAGKGAIIRAQVSVTPGQALSVLVGQQAPAVNNSRNGGGGGSFVVGPGNTPLVIAGGEAVVEGPVRRLLTPIPNTDS, encoded by the coding sequence GTGGGCCGGCCAGCTCAGCCACGGACGAATCGTCCACTTCAGTCCCGTAATTCTTCACTCACCCAGCCAACAGCAACCGCGCCAGCCGGGGCGGCTCGTCTGACAGCGGCCACCTCACAGACCTTTACCTACTCTGGCCAGATCGTTACCTACACGGTGCCCTCGGGCGTCACTTCGCTAATTATTGAAGCTCGAGGAGCCGAGGGAGGGGATAACCCTAATTCGCAATTTCCCGCCGGCAAGGGGGCCATTATCAGAGCTCAGGTCAGCGTCACCCCTGGCCAGGCGCTGTCTGTTCTGGTGGGCCAGCAGGCACCAGCAGTTAATAACTCAAGAAATGGTGGAGGGGGCGGCTCGTTTGTGGTTGGCCCTGGTAATACCCCCCTGGTAATCGCCGGGGGGGAGGCGGTAGTGGAGGGTCCGGTGAGACGGCTGTTGACTCCGATACCAAACACGGACAGCTGA
- a CDS encoding Gfo/Idh/MocA family protein: MNRSDFLKTSALAGATLITDPIQVRAFIARKPAQKYRTAVVGAGWWGGNILRAAVQAGESKIVALCDVDTRQLKKTGDELSKLTSDTPKLYRDYREMLAAEKPEIVIVATPDHWHPLIAIAAMQAGAHVYVEKPISHTINEGKAMVKTARQTGKICQVGMHRRVSPHNVSGMEFLKSGKVGKIGMARAFVHYAGGAGQPTPDGEAPQEMDWNMWCGPAPLRAYNPAMHPRSWRNFLNYANGTLGDWGIHWMDQILWWTEEKHPRKVYSTGGRSIKQDSSDAPDHQVATFEFEDFTAVWEHRTFAGNNAEKTHPQQAVGVYFYGTEGTFHMGWLDGWTFYPADSKKPPIHQDAQLDKPDDQNIALLWANFLDSIKTNKLPVCDIEIGHRSTNMALLGMLSMKLGRSVAWDGQQIPNDPEANKLLSRAYRGEWQYPV; encoded by the coding sequence ATGAATCGTTCTGACTTTCTAAAAACCTCGGCACTTGCCGGAGCTACGCTCATTACCGATCCCATTCAAGTCCGGGCATTTATTGCACGCAAACCTGCTCAAAAATACCGTACTGCTGTTGTTGGAGCGGGCTGGTGGGGGGGCAATATTCTACGAGCCGCCGTTCAGGCTGGCGAGTCGAAGATCGTCGCCCTCTGCGACGTAGATACGCGCCAACTCAAAAAGACCGGCGATGAATTAAGTAAACTCACATCTGATACGCCCAAACTATACCGGGATTACCGGGAGATGCTGGCGGCCGAAAAGCCCGAAATCGTTATTGTAGCCACACCCGATCACTGGCATCCGCTTATTGCTATTGCGGCTATGCAGGCAGGAGCGCACGTATATGTTGAGAAACCCATTAGCCATACTATCAACGAAGGGAAAGCAATGGTTAAGACAGCCCGACAAACGGGCAAGATTTGTCAGGTTGGCATGCACCGTCGGGTGTCGCCCCACAATGTTTCAGGGATGGAGTTTCTGAAGTCGGGAAAGGTCGGGAAAATTGGTATGGCGCGGGCTTTTGTGCACTATGCGGGCGGAGCAGGCCAGCCTACACCCGATGGCGAAGCACCCCAGGAAATGGACTGGAATATGTGGTGCGGTCCGGCTCCGCTGCGAGCCTACAATCCGGCTATGCACCCCCGAAGCTGGCGTAATTTTCTGAACTATGCGAATGGCACCCTCGGCGACTGGGGAATTCACTGGATGGATCAGATTCTGTGGTGGACAGAAGAAAAGCACCCGCGTAAAGTGTATTCGACTGGCGGTCGATCGATCAAGCAAGATAGCAGCGATGCACCGGATCATCAAGTAGCTACATTTGAGTTTGAGGATTTTACCGCCGTTTGGGAACACCGGACATTTGCTGGTAATAACGCCGAGAAAACACATCCACAGCAGGCCGTTGGGGTGTATTTCTACGGAACAGAAGGCACATTTCACATGGGCTGGCTCGATGGCTGGACTTTCTATCCTGCCGACTCCAAAAAGCCCCCGATTCATCAGGATGCTCAGCTCGATAAGCCTGACGATCAGAACATCGCTCTACTCTGGGCAAATTTTCTGGACAGTATTAAAACCAATAAACTGCCCGTTTGCGACATCGAAATCGGCCACCGCTCAACAAACATGGCCTTGCTGGGTATGCTTTCGATGAAATTAGGGCGGAGTGTGGCCTGGGATGGCCAACAGATTCCGAATGATCCGGAAGCGAATAAACTCCTAAGCCGTGCTTACCGGGGTGAATGGCAATACCCGGTTTAA
- a CDS encoding YpdA family putative bacillithiol disulfide reductase yields MQLFDVIIVGGGPCGLAAGIEAAKAGLSHLILEMGSLTESIRQYPRRMRFFSTAENIEIGGLPFPISGVKAGRDEALQYYRKAAAYYHLNFKLFQTVWDVQKEDDLFTVSTTTGEQYQARKVIMATGYFTRPRWLGIPGENLPHVSHYYDEPFKYSFTNVVIIGASNSAVEAALELYRHDVNITVVHRGEDFRSTVKYWLVPDVKNRVKEGKIKTVFDSVVTQIGEKTVTINNLKTGEESHLPADFVLVLTGYIPDAELLRRCGIELDPVTQVPVYNKETFETTVPGLYVCGTVMAGIYTEKVFIENGREHAQSIIDHIMGREVHQVKELIQRI; encoded by the coding sequence ATGCAACTTTTTGATGTCATTATCGTTGGTGGTGGCCCCTGCGGGCTGGCCGCTGGTATTGAAGCAGCCAAAGCCGGGCTTAGTCATTTGATCCTGGAAATGGGTAGTCTGACCGAATCGATCCGGCAATATCCCCGGCGAATGCGCTTCTTTTCAACGGCCGAAAATATTGAAATTGGCGGACTACCTTTCCCGATTTCGGGGGTAAAAGCGGGTCGTGATGAAGCGTTGCAGTATTATCGGAAGGCAGCAGCTTATTATCACCTGAATTTTAAGTTATTCCAGACCGTTTGGGACGTTCAGAAAGAAGACGACCTGTTTACGGTTTCAACGACAACGGGTGAGCAGTATCAGGCCCGTAAGGTAATTATGGCTACGGGTTATTTTACCCGTCCGCGCTGGCTGGGTATTCCGGGCGAAAACCTGCCACATGTGTCGCACTACTACGACGAACCATTCAAATATTCGTTCACGAATGTAGTCATAATCGGGGCATCCAATTCGGCGGTCGAAGCAGCACTTGAGTTGTATCGTCATGACGTGAACATAACAGTTGTTCATCGGGGTGAAGATTTCCGGAGTACGGTGAAATATTGGCTTGTGCCAGACGTGAAAAACCGGGTAAAAGAAGGGAAAATCAAAACCGTATTCGACTCGGTGGTAACGCAGATCGGTGAGAAAACAGTAACCATAAATAACCTGAAAACCGGGGAAGAAAGCCATCTGCCTGCTGATTTTGTATTGGTATTGACGGGTTATATTCCTGATGCTGAATTGCTTCGTCGCTGTGGTATTGAACTGGATCCGGTTACGCAGGTGCCTGTCTATAACAAAGAAACCTTCGAAACGACTGTGCCTGGGCTCTACGTCTGTGGAACAGTTATGGCTGGAATTTATACTGAAAAAGTCTTTATCGAGAATGGTCGCGAACACGCTCAGTCGATCATCGATCACATTATGGGCCGCGAAGTGCATCAGGTAAAAGAACTGATTCAGCGCATCTGA
- a CDS encoding putative Ig domain-containing protein, which translates to MSSGGGLLTNGADNVLFNGGGRAFVNGGAGGTSDGGSSGTFAGGGFGGGGSGTGGSGGGGGGGYSGGGGCNLAGRQSVGGGGGSFSAGTRLFEAGGPTDGNSGNGLVIISSPPACEAFTATLASSGTLTCAKTSVSLSAGGGLEGATYQFSSQPSPVSSATTSVTNSGPYSVTVTNPGGCSSTATTTVMSSTSAPTVSITPSSTAVCAGQTATFTASGSPASYSWSSGQSTTMISTTAQGPYSVTATSTGNGCRNTATASLTVNPLPPASLQNNGPLTCALTSVTLTASGGSTYQFSGPSGAIASSANTAIVNQQGVYSVTVVSSSGCSATATTTVSSNTALAAPGLQASSLSTTNQPISVTATGCGGTINWIPQGGAGQATGTVYTFTQPGNYTLTATCSVGSCTSSLATPVALQILPGGFAIQAVKMVNCTLIDEAKGGYQVQFTPQYSGSNGNQITFAVVNEKAATTEAPPYSLKLYTDNPVITLVANQAGSTEARYAYNWFASCQSGTDPNQQPTTSGIPNQTILVNQAYQLNLNNYFSDPDGQTLTYSATGLPSGLSVSGSLISGTPSTTGVSNVQVTALDPGGLQVSSSFQLTVNPMPSTPAGFTIVGVSTVSCEVLSPGQRRVTFTPQYGGVDSSPISFSVVNEMPATASPGPYSLNLYTDNPSITLSAKQGATTATYLYNWLAVCTAPTRVGVAEAGAGLQVTVLGNPVEGKSVEVEIRGIAGQAVQLNLVDMQGKVLHQQRLEEANSLERVSVPVDNSKGLLLLHVNTPSERQQIKVLKP; encoded by the coding sequence ATGAGTTCTGGGGGTGGTTTATTAACCAATGGGGCTGATAACGTACTTTTCAACGGCGGAGGCAGGGCCTTTGTCAATGGCGGAGCGGGGGGAACTAGTGATGGTGGAAGTTCGGGTACTTTTGCGGGGGGTGGTTTCGGGGGCGGAGGCTCAGGAACCGGAGGTTCAGGAGGGGGTGGAGGCGGTGGTTACTCCGGCGGTGGTGGTTGTAATTTAGCTGGTCGCCAAAGTGTTGGAGGGGGTGGGGGCTCGTTCAGTGCGGGTACACGGTTATTCGAGGCCGGTGGGCCTACCGATGGCAACTCAGGCAACGGCCTGGTCATCATATCCTCTCCCCCTGCCTGTGAAGCCTTTACGGCCACTCTGGCCAGTAGCGGCACACTGACCTGTGCCAAAACTAGTGTCAGCCTCAGCGCTGGTGGAGGGCTTGAGGGAGCTACCTACCAGTTCAGTAGCCAGCCCTCACCGGTCAGCAGCGCAACCACTAGTGTGACCAATTCGGGGCCTTACAGTGTGACGGTGACGAATCCCGGTGGCTGTTCCTCTACGGCTACCACTACCGTCATGAGCAGCACCTCAGCCCCAACGGTGAGCATTACCCCTTCCAGCACCGCTGTCTGCGCCGGTCAGACGGCTACCTTCACCGCGTCGGGCAGCCCGGCTAGTTATAGCTGGAGCAGTGGGCAGAGTACAACCATGATCTCTACGACAGCCCAGGGACCTTACTCGGTGACGGCTACCAGCACCGGGAATGGCTGTCGCAACACGGCCACCGCTAGTCTTACCGTCAACCCCCTACCCCCGGCCAGCCTGCAAAACAATGGTCCGTTGACCTGCGCTCTGACAAGCGTGACCTTAACCGCCAGCGGAGGGAGTACGTATCAGTTTAGTGGCCCTTCAGGTGCGATCGCCAGTTCGGCCAACACGGCTATCGTCAACCAACAGGGCGTTTACTCGGTAACGGTAGTCTCCAGCAGTGGCTGCTCGGCGACGGCTACGACCACGGTTAGCAGTAACACGGCGCTGGCAGCGCCAGGCCTGCAAGCCTCTTCGCTCTCAACCACTAACCAGCCCATCTCCGTAACGGCTACGGGTTGTGGGGGTACCATCAACTGGATACCGCAGGGGGGAGCCGGTCAGGCTACGGGCACTGTTTATACCTTCACCCAGCCGGGTAACTATACCCTCACCGCTACCTGCTCAGTGGGCAGTTGTACTAGTTCCCTGGCAACTCCGGTAGCCTTGCAGATTCTGCCCGGTGGCTTTGCTATCCAGGCCGTCAAGATGGTCAATTGTACGCTCATCGATGAAGCCAAGGGCGGCTATCAGGTCCAATTCACCCCCCAGTATAGTGGCTCCAATGGCAATCAAATCACCTTCGCGGTGGTCAATGAAAAGGCGGCTACCACGGAGGCTCCACCCTACTCCTTAAAGCTCTATACGGATAACCCGGTGATTACCCTGGTAGCCAATCAGGCGGGAAGTACCGAAGCGCGGTATGCCTACAACTGGTTTGCCTCCTGCCAGAGCGGCACTGATCCCAACCAGCAGCCCACCACGAGTGGTATTCCCAACCAGACCATCCTGGTGAATCAGGCCTATCAGTTGAATCTGAACAACTACTTCTCGGATCCCGATGGGCAAACGCTAACCTATTCCGCCACAGGTTTACCTAGTGGACTCTCAGTCAGTGGCAGCTTGATCAGCGGTACACCTTCGACTACGGGTGTCAGTAACGTTCAGGTAACGGCGCTGGATCCGGGCGGCTTACAGGTGAGCAGTAGCTTCCAACTCACGGTCAATCCGATGCCCAGTACACCAGCTGGTTTTACGATTGTGGGTGTCTCGACGGTAAGCTGTGAGGTGTTGAGCCCTGGCCAGCGCCGGGTAACCTTTACGCCCCAGTATGGCGGAGTAGACAGCTCACCCATCTCCTTCTCGGTGGTCAATGAGATGCCAGCTACGGCCAGTCCGGGTCCTTATAGCCTGAATCTGTACACGGATAATCCGAGCATTACTCTCAGTGCAAAACAGGGCGCTACAACGGCAACCTATCTGTATAACTGGCTGGCGGTCTGCACGGCTCCCACCCGAGTGGGGGTGGCCGAAGCCGGAGCGGGTTTACAGGTGACTGTATTGGGCAATCCGGTGGAGGGTAAATCCGTTGAGGTTGAAATTCGAGGGATAGCGGGTCAGGCCGTGCAGTTGAATCTGGTGGACATGCAGGGTAAAGTCCTGCATCAGCAGCGTCTTGAGGAAGCGAACTCATTGGAACGTGTGAGTGTGCCGGTGGACAATAGCAAAGGATTATTGCTCCTGCACGTAAATACGCCTTCTGAGCGACAACAAATCAAGGTGCTCAAGCCATAG
- the priA gene encoding replication restart helicase PriA: protein MENQPYSLFSSLEAEEVTFFADLILPIPVPKLFTYRVPRGMADILKIGARVIVPFGKNNGRVLTAVVYRLHNTPPGNYQARYISEILDEYPLVTGYQLELFNWMSAYYMCCIGDVMNVALPSGLKISSQSKVQFNPDFDYPELLTEFESTLLTELKKHPALSYDELSRLAGESTNIPALIKSLIGKKAVIVFEEVKEKYIPKMVRKVRLHRNYEEREQLLVLLQRLEKLPKQQEVVMRYLSHIPLQRDPTLNQKGLDKTILNQDEELSQSSLSTLLKNGVFEAFEVIQPRFSDNSPASSVEIKLTDAQRTASRQIMAQFESQNIVLFHGITGSGKTEVYIDLIQQAIGSGSQVLYLLPEIALTTQIVVRLQRVFGDKMGIYHSKFSDNERVEVWKGVVSGQYQFVVGVRSAVFLPFDNLGLIIVDEEHETSYKQHDPAPRYHARDVAIMLAHWQQAKVLLGSATPSLETYYQARQGRYGLVELFQRFGEATLPNIVLVDTRQEKKQKTMKNEFSSALLYALEMNMERKEQSILFQNRRGYSPYMQCEDCDWTAECPNCAVSLTYHQRDAELRCHYCGHKEEVPRVCPTCGSTKVRTIGFGTEKLEDQLQIYFPESRILRMDLDTTRAKNAYQQIIQEFEGGQVDMLVGTQMITKGLDFDNVSLVGIFDADRLIRFPDFRATERAFQMLTQVSGRAGRRAGRQGTVLIQTSNPQQTILQKIIENDYKGLYDEEIQERQDFNYPPFSRLIKLTVRHPDRAISQQAAERLAAELTDALGSSRVLGPEEPLVERIRNQFLFDILIKLERDKVNVKAVKAYIQDRINDILTDKGLRQVSVVADVDCL from the coding sequence GTGGAAAATCAACCTTACTCACTCTTTTCATCCCTGGAAGCCGAAGAAGTCACTTTCTTCGCTGATTTGATTTTACCGATTCCGGTACCCAAATTATTTACCTATCGCGTGCCTCGCGGTATGGCCGACATACTCAAAATTGGCGCCAGAGTTATTGTCCCTTTTGGAAAAAATAACGGTCGCGTACTGACCGCCGTGGTGTATAGGCTGCATAACACACCACCCGGCAATTATCAGGCGCGTTACATTAGCGAAATACTTGACGAATACCCATTAGTAACAGGCTATCAGCTAGAGCTTTTCAATTGGATGTCAGCCTATTACATGTGCTGCATTGGCGATGTAATGAATGTGGCCTTACCATCTGGCCTGAAGATCTCCAGCCAATCGAAGGTGCAGTTCAACCCTGATTTTGACTATCCGGAACTGCTCACCGAATTTGAGTCAACCCTGCTGACCGAACTCAAAAAACACCCTGCCCTCTCCTACGATGAACTTAGCCGACTGGCGGGCGAAAGCACCAATATTCCGGCTTTGATCAAATCGCTGATTGGTAAAAAAGCGGTCATCGTTTTCGAAGAAGTCAAAGAAAAATACATTCCCAAGATGGTGCGGAAGGTCAGGCTGCACCGGAATTATGAGGAGCGGGAACAGTTACTGGTTCTTCTCCAGCGGCTCGAAAAATTACCCAAACAACAGGAAGTGGTCATGCGCTACCTGAGTCATATACCGCTTCAGCGCGACCCAACGCTCAACCAGAAAGGCCTGGATAAAACCATCCTCAATCAGGATGAAGAGCTTTCGCAATCGTCGCTTTCGACCCTCCTGAAAAACGGCGTTTTTGAAGCCTTTGAGGTGATCCAGCCCCGTTTCTCTGACAATTCACCCGCGTCGTCGGTTGAGATTAAACTAACGGATGCCCAGCGGACGGCCTCCCGGCAAATCATGGCTCAGTTCGAGAGTCAGAACATTGTACTCTTTCACGGCATCACGGGCAGTGGTAAAACGGAAGTGTATATCGATCTGATTCAGCAGGCGATCGGCAGCGGGTCACAGGTATTGTACCTGCTCCCTGAAATTGCGCTTACAACCCAGATTGTTGTTCGGTTGCAGCGTGTTTTCGGCGATAAAATGGGAATCTATCACTCCAAATTTTCGGATAACGAGCGCGTGGAGGTCTGGAAAGGCGTTGTATCGGGTCAGTATCAGTTTGTAGTGGGGGTACGGTCTGCGGTCTTTTTGCCCTTCGACAACCTCGGACTGATCATTGTAGACGAAGAACACGAAACCTCGTATAAACAGCACGATCCCGCTCCCCGCTACCACGCCCGCGACGTAGCCATCATGCTGGCTCACTGGCAACAGGCTAAAGTATTGCTGGGATCAGCGACCCCATCGCTCGAAACGTACTATCAGGCCAGGCAAGGCCGCTACGGGCTGGTTGAACTGTTCCAGCGTTTTGGTGAAGCAACGCTGCCAAATATTGTATTAGTCGATACCAGGCAGGAGAAAAAACAGAAAACGATGAAAAATGAGTTTTCATCTGCGCTGCTTTATGCCCTGGAAATGAACATGGAACGGAAAGAACAAAGCATTCTGTTTCAGAATCGCCGGGGTTATTCGCCTTACATGCAGTGTGAAGACTGCGACTGGACGGCCGAATGTCCCAACTGTGCCGTTAGTCTGACCTACCACCAGCGGGATGCCGAATTGCGCTGCCACTATTGCGGCCACAAAGAAGAAGTGCCTCGTGTATGCCCAACCTGTGGCTCCACAAAAGTGCGTACGATCGGCTTTGGTACGGAAAAACTCGAAGATCAGTTACAGATTTATTTCCCTGAATCACGAATACTACGGATGGATCTGGATACGACCCGCGCAAAAAATGCGTATCAGCAGATTATTCAGGAATTTGAGGGTGGCCAGGTGGATATGCTCGTCGGTACACAGATGATCACGAAAGGACTGGATTTCGACAACGTCAGCTTGGTGGGTATTTTCGATGCCGACCGCCTGATTCGTTTTCCTGACTTCCGGGCTACAGAGCGGGCCTTTCAGATGCTTACACAGGTCAGTGGTCGGGCCGGTCGCCGGGCTGGCCGCCAGGGAACCGTATTGATCCAGACCAGCAATCCGCAGCAGACGATCCTGCAAAAGATCATCGAGAATGATTACAAGGGCTTGTATGACGAAGAAATTCAGGAACGACAGGATTTTAATTACCCTCCGTTTTCGCGTCTGATCAAACTAACGGTTCGCCACCCAGACCGAGCCATCAGCCAGCAGGCTGCCGAACGACTTGCTGCCGAACTCACTGATGCACTGGGCAGTAGCCGTGTCTTAGGACCCGAAGAGCCACTTGTCGAGCGGATTCGGAACCAATTTCTGTTCGACATTCTTATTAAGTTAGAACGTGATAAGGTGAATGTTAAGGCAGTTAAAGCCTATATTCAAGACCGAATCAACGATATTCTGACCGACAAAGGGCTGCGGCAGGTCAGTGTAGTGGCTGATGTGGATTGCCTTTGA
- a CDS encoding NAD(P)H-dependent oxidoreductase, producing the protein MAKVLIQFAHPALSKSNVHKVLINYCRDIKNVTFNDLYEYYPDMYIDVEREQRLLLQHDIIVFQHPFYWYSCPALIKQWFDLVLEHNWAYGSHGNALVGKKMFNVISSGGAQDAYSETGRNRYTVHQFLAPFDQTAITCKMEYLPPFVIHGTYRITPEDIKRYGEQYRTILSALANDQLLALDYKQVDYLNELVPALQTLQH; encoded by the coding sequence ATGGCCAAAGTACTCATTCAGTTTGCACATCCGGCATTGAGTAAATCCAATGTCCATAAAGTATTGATTAATTATTGCCGTGACATAAAAAACGTGACGTTCAATGATCTTTACGAGTACTACCCAGACATGTATATTGATGTAGAACGGGAGCAGAGGCTTTTACTGCAACACGATATTATCGTTTTTCAGCATCCTTTCTACTGGTACAGTTGCCCGGCCCTCATCAAGCAATGGTTCGACTTAGTGCTGGAACATAACTGGGCCTATGGCTCACACGGGAACGCGTTGGTCGGGAAAAAAATGTTCAATGTTATTTCGAGCGGTGGTGCCCAGGATGCCTATTCCGAAACGGGTCGTAACCGGTATACTGTACATCAGTTTCTGGCTCCATTCGATCAAACAGCCATCACCTGTAAAATGGAGTACTTACCCCCGTTCGTTATTCATGGCACGTACCGCATTACCCCCGAAGACATAAAGCGTTATGGGGAGCAATACCGAACCATTTTATCTGCCCTCGCCAATGACCAGCTTTTGGCGCTGGATTATAAGCAGGTAGACTACCTCAATGAGCTGGTCCCTGCCTTGCAGACACTTCAACATTAA
- a CDS encoding monovalent cation:proton antiporter-2 (CPA2) family protein has product MKETFFFQAMVYLAAAVIMVPIAKKLGLGSVLGYLLAGIIIGPACLEFIGSEGTDIMHFAEFGVVIMLFVIGLELEPSRLWRLRKSILGMGGMQVGLTSVLIAGLAMLFGIDWKQSLALGMITSLSSTAIVLQSLNEKNLMKTAAGQSSFAVLLFQDIAVIPMLALFPLLASETNVATAEGGHGSASLVSSLPSWLQPIVVLSSVAAVVVAGRYATPPLFRVIARTGMREMFTATALLLVVGIAVLMTTVGLSPALGTFLAGVVLANSEYRHELESDIDPFKGLLLGLFFIAVGASIDFPLILAKPLLIIGLVVGIMICKLLVLFRLGKSFSLSTDQNFIFSFGLCQIGEFAFVLFSFSSQQGILSKELTDTMTAVVAISMAFTPLVMVLNEKLILPRLGVKEAAEERESDIVEEDNPVIIAGYGHFGSTIGRFLQANNVRTTVLDVNSDNVDRLRRMGFNVYYGDASRHDLLEIAGAAKAKVIVIAISDEEKRLELIETIKKHFPELHILVRSTNRYDAYDLMNAGILHIYRETLDTSLRLGVDVMKLLGHRAHEANRAAKMFFTHDERTLKRLSAIRNDEEYFYAVRQNQEELERVIQADRTAHTLQIDEGWDEESLIAENKGISYE; this is encoded by the coding sequence ATGAAAGAAACATTCTTTTTTCAGGCGATGGTTTATCTGGCCGCAGCCGTCATTATGGTCCCGATTGCCAAAAAATTAGGATTGGGGTCTGTGTTGGGCTACCTGCTGGCCGGTATTATTATTGGCCCGGCCTGCCTGGAATTCATTGGCAGCGAAGGAACCGACATTATGCACTTCGCCGAATTTGGGGTTGTGATTATGCTTTTTGTCATTGGGCTCGAACTGGAGCCATCCCGGCTATGGCGTCTACGCAAATCCATTCTTGGCATGGGTGGCATGCAGGTTGGGCTTACATCTGTATTGATTGCGGGTTTGGCCATGCTTTTCGGTATTGACTGGAAACAGTCACTGGCATTGGGCATGATTACATCGCTTTCGTCTACAGCCATTGTGCTACAATCGCTGAACGAAAAAAACCTTATGAAAACAGCAGCCGGGCAAAGTTCGTTTGCCGTGCTGCTGTTTCAGGACATTGCTGTCATCCCCATGTTAGCACTGTTTCCGTTGCTGGCCAGCGAAACAAACGTAGCAACCGCCGAGGGCGGTCATGGCAGTGCTAGTCTGGTAAGTTCACTACCTTCCTGGCTACAGCCAATTGTTGTGCTGAGTTCCGTAGCCGCTGTTGTGGTAGCGGGTCGGTATGCAACTCCACCCCTTTTCCGCGTCATTGCACGAACCGGTATGCGGGAAATGTTCACGGCCACCGCCCTGCTGTTGGTGGTAGGTATTGCTGTATTAATGACAACAGTCGGGCTAAGTCCTGCTTTGGGTACATTTCTGGCAGGTGTCGTACTGGCCAATAGTGAGTATCGTCATGAACTGGAAAGTGATATCGATCCATTCAAGGGTTTACTGCTAGGCTTATTCTTTATCGCCGTTGGAGCATCCATAGACTTTCCGTTAATTCTTGCTAAGCCATTGCTGATTATAGGTTTAGTTGTCGGCATTATGATCTGCAAGCTACTTGTCCTATTCAGGCTGGGAAAGTCTTTTTCGCTTTCGACCGATCAGAATTTCATTTTTAGCTTTGGCCTTTGTCAGATCGGCGAATTTGCATTCGTCCTGTTCAGCTTCTCTTCCCAGCAGGGTATTCTATCCAAAGAATTGACAGATACCATGACAGCAGTTGTGGCCATCAGTATGGCCTTTACGCCCCTGGTGATGGTACTGAACGAAAAACTGATTCTGCCCCGATTGGGTGTCAAGGAAGCCGCTGAAGAACGGGAAAGCGATATCGTTGAGGAAGACAATCCCGTAATTATTGCAGGCTACGGGCATTTTGGAAGCACCATAGGCCGTTTTTTGCAGGCCAATAACGTAAGAACAACCGTCCTGGATGTCAACAGCGACAATGTCGATCGCCTTCGCCGGATGGGGTTCAATGTCTATTATGGAGATGCCAGTCGTCACGATTTACTGGAAATAGCGGGTGCGGCTAAAGCTAAAGTTATTGTTATTGCCATTAGCGATGAAGAAAAACGTCTTGAGCTGATCGAAACGATCAAAAAGCATTTTCCGGAGCTTCACATTCTGGTTCGTTCGACCAACCGTTACGATGCCTACGACCTGATGAACGCGGGTATATTGCACATTTACCGCGAAACATTAGACACCAGTCTTCGCCTGGGCGTTGATGTCATGAAATTATTGGGGCATCGGGCACACGAAGCCAACCGGGCGGCAAAAATGTTCTTTACGCACGACGAGCGAACCCTGAAACGCCTGTCGGCCATTCGTAATGACGAAGAATACTTCTATGCGGTTCGTCAAAATCAGGAAGAACTAGAGCGAGTCATTCAGGCCGACCGCACTGCGCATACTCTTCAAATTGATGAAGGCTGGGATGAAGAGAGTCTTATTGCCGAAAACAAAGGCATTAGCTATGAATAA